One Candidatus Limnocylindrales bacterium genomic window, CCGACGGCCGCCTCCAGCCACAGCGGCAGGCGCAGCTTCTGCAGCAGGCCCCAGCGCCGCTGCACCACCAGCCGCGACAGGCAGTCGGTGACGGGCTTTTCCGTCGCTCGTATGGCGGCCGCGCTCAGCGCCGCCACGGCAAGGTTGCGGCCGGTCCTGCCGGAGCGGTTCTCGGTGCGGCGACGCAGCGGCCGCCGCCCTTCCAGAAAGTACAGCGCCGCCAACGTGCCGAGGACGAGCGCGCCGCTGAGCCAGCCGGGCACCGGCCGCATCGCATCGCTGGCACGGACTGCCATCAGCGCAGCATCGGCGGCTCGGCGGCGCGATGCACCATCTCGGCCGATGCCGTCCACAGCACGTGATTGCCGAGCTCCTCGAGGTTTCGCTGCCATGGCAGCCGGTGCGGCGGTGGCGACAGCTTCAGCGCAGGCGCCAGCACGCCGTCGCACAGCGCGTAGAACAGTCCCGCAAATGGCAGGCCCATGGCACGCGCAAGCTCGGGGCGCCTGCGCCGCGCGGTCGAGTACAACAGACCCCAACCGGCGGCGTACACCGCCATGAAACCGAGCCGCGCCAGCTGCTCGCGGCCGGAAGCGGAGCGGCCGCCACTCATCGCGCGCGCCAGGCGCGGGCCCGCGATGCGATGCGCAGAGTTGCGGCGCGTCCGGCGGACGCGCGCGCTCTGCTGCGGCCCGAGGTACTGCTCCAGCGCTCGATCCACCGGCGCGACAACCGCGCTGGCGACCATCCCGGCCGCGATGCCGACCAGGAGATCGCGCGCCAGCGCGCGATCGGGCCCGCCGCGCGAGATCGGATAGCCGCGCTCCATCCAGTCCTGCATCCCCGAATCGACGATGACGGTCAGGTTGGTGGCGCCCTCGGCGCACAATGCATCGTACGCCTTCTGCGCGCGCACGCCGCTGCTGCAATGGATGTAGACGGGACCGAGCGCGCGGATCTCCTGCGCAAGCCTGGCGGGCCGCCGCCGGATCTCGTCGATGG contains:
- a CDS encoding rhodanese-like domain-containing protein; the encoded protein is MLQHHTITMDQLYDLWRRARGRLNVVDVRTAAEYGDGHVPDSRNVPIDEIRRRPARLAQEIRALGPVYIHCSSGVRAQKAYDALCAEGATNLTVIVDSGMQDWMERGYPISRGGPDRALARDLLVGIAAGMVASAVVAPVDRALEQYLGPQQSARVRRTRRNSAHRIAGPRLARAMSGGRSASGREQLARLGFMAVYAAGWGLLYSTARRRRPELARAMGLPFAGLFYALCDGVLAPALKLSPPPHRLPWQRNLEELGNHVLWTASAEMVHRAAEPPMLR